The following is a genomic window from Rutidosis leptorrhynchoides isolate AG116_Rl617_1_P2 chromosome 8, CSIRO_AGI_Rlap_v1, whole genome shotgun sequence.
TTATACCTATTTACAGGACAATGAGCCCTAGACCATCTACCTAACTCGACACGGTTAAGCTTATCATATGCATTTTCATTAATGATACGAAGTTGTTCCATGTAATAATCAAATTGTCTCACTGTATGAGCTTTGCATATTTTCCAAAAGAGCCAATCATGtttttttggtaaatcaatgttcaTCAATAAATGACGACAACATATACCATGAAAAGCAGCCGGAAGATTTGACGAATCTCTTGGGCAATACCTAAATGCCTATCAGAAATGAAAACTAAATTCTCAACATCGCCTATACATTGTCTTAACTTAGTCATAAACCAAGTCCAAGTTCTACCAGACTCACCGCCACAGATCCCGTAAGCGAGTGGGACAATATTATTGTTTCCATCCATTCCCACAGCAACCAAATTAGACCCTGGATATTTCCCCTTTAAGTGTGCCCCGCCAACAATGATTAAGGGTATGAGATTTTTTAGAAACGTCCGTATCTAAAAAGATAGTAAAAGTTTATGTTAAAGTACATATTTTAATATTTTGCTGCAGTAGATATAATAATTTTGTGTAAAAGTAATAAGGTAAAAGATAAAGATATTGTTACCGAAACACCCAACATCATGAAACACATATCAAAAAGACCATATTGATCGGTCAGTATCTCGGTGAATGTGGCAGGATTTTTTAACTTCAAGTTATAAAAGTAATACGGAAGCTTATTGAACGATTCAGCATGACCGCCTCTCAACTTTTCCAAAGCTGCTTCCCTACCACGCCAAGCCTGTTGATAACTTATTTTAATGTGATAAGTATCACCAATGTATTCGATTATATCCTTTGGCCTATAAACTCTATTTGGATCTTTCAACTTTTGGGTCAACAAATCACCCAATATAGCTTTGTATGCGTTGTGGTGTTTTGTTTTGATTTTTGTCATTGGACAAGTATGTGTGTCATTTATGGAGGTAACGTGGAAAGGATCTCCATGTGTCGCGCGAGAAGTATTTATCTTCCAGCCACATCCTTTATTAATGCACACAACATCAAATCTGGTTTTAGAAGAATTTCTTATCTTATATTCATATCCCTCTTGAATAGAATTGTGTGCAATAACCTTCTGGCATTCATCTTTGTTGACAAACCAAACATCTTTGACTAACGTAATATTTCTATTATCATTTATTTTGGGTAATGTGATTGGTTTAAAGTTTTGAGCAGGGGTTGGTGGGGGGTTGGGCATGAAAGAAAATGTATTTTCTTTCCAGTCCTTCGGAGTCATGTATTTCGGTGGACAATCATCATTTTTATTTTCCTCTTCATCTTCCTCTTCACTGATGAAATTGTGATCACCATCAGAGCTTTCAACTTCAACATGTTTTCGATGTTCACCatgttcattatcttcatcatcttcGTCATTGTGACAATGTTCGACACTTTTTATGCCAAACTTGTCATCACAATCATCACCGAGATCCACGGCATATTCTTCCGTTAATTCAACTTTATCATTTGTGTTACGCTCAGGGAAAAAATTGTGGAAAAAGGTACCGACAACGGCAGATGAATTACGATTATTGTGAGAATGATGTGGAAAAAACGAGTTGTAAAGTCCATTTTCTTTGGAAGGGATTGAAAATGAAGTTGGAGTTTTTAGGTATTGAGTAAACGTTTGTTTACTATCATTATGGTTTTCAAAATTTTCAGGAATTGTAGGTGGACGATAATATTGAGGACCTGAAAAATAATAATTGTGTGGTTGGTCGAGACCTTGAGTATTTTGAATGGAAAAGTTATAGGGCTGGTTGGGTGGATATTGTGGAGGTTGTATAAAAAGGTACGCAACATGTTCCAGATACTCTAGGTAATTTTCCAAATTCCAAAccagtaattaacatgaattcctTCGGGCCAAAAAATAGTTTCTTCCTGGCAACCTCAAAAATCAAGCCCTCCGTCTTATAATTAACATCAACTAAGTTGGAAATCATAAAATGTATCAACGAAGGTTCTCCGAATTTACAGTCAGCCCACAAAAATTGTCCAAAACATGTCTCATTAAATATCTGCCGACATCTAAACCTATATAACCTAAATAAcctatttattttacacacaatGTTGATCTTAGACTTTATTACAACATCCGAATAATAGTATTTTTCCTGAAAAGAAAAAGATAACAATTAATCTACAACTAAATATATACTATAATATTTACCATAAAATGTAGTTATAAGAAACTTACGATATTCTGTTTTGAAGTCATTGATCTATAAGTCGGTGCTTCAGCGACTTTACCTCATTTGTACCTAAGGAAGAAAATATTGTTGTAATGTAATATTATTTTTGAGTAATGTAATATTAATGTTCTTCGTGTTTACTTATTGAGTAATGTAATATTATTTttaaacatcacttttattcaacaCACAAACGGTTACATTTTTTAAACACGAACTACATTAAACTGAAATACAACATAAGATCTTAAAACACAATACAAACATCGATGAATTCAGTAGAGTTCATCAAAAAAACGACCATCTGTGTCGTACTCTGGAGCCATCGGTTCTTATTTTTCTTCTTCGGCTGCTTCATCGATGTAACGCCAACCCAACgtttcttcatcttcaagaaccacatacaGAGTAATGCGGTTACCACgttcttcaatggtatcttttatcccGTACCATTGATCATAGGTACGGAGATAACTTGCCTCCATCTCATCATCATAATCGTCTTCAAAAAACAACACATCCGTGTATTCACACGGTACATTTGCCTTCAGAAAGGCTAGCAGATCGTCTAAACCAACGTCACGGATATCGATTCCTTCGATAAATTTTTTTTCCAGACTTGTAGACCATCatatgattacggaaatcacccccGTAATGAACATCGTAtgcaacaatcattgggggaatttTTTTCATTTTCACTGATTGGAAGTGTTTTGATTTTGAGTTGAGAAGTGAAGTGTGTGAAATGAATTGGGTTAGTGgg
Proteins encoded in this region:
- the LOC139863144 gene encoding uncharacterized protein, with the translated sequence MAPEYDTDGPQYYRPPTIPENFENHNDSKQTFTQYLKTPTSFSIPSKENGLYNSFFPHHSHNNRNSSAVVGTFFHNFFPERNTNDKVELTEEYAVDLGDDCDDKFGIKSVEHCHNDEDDEDNEHGEHRKHVEVESSDGDHNFISEEEDEEENKNDDCPPKYMTPKDWKENTFSFMPNPPPTPAQNFKPITLPKINDNRNITLVKDVWFVNKDECQKVIAHNSIQEGYEYKIRNSSKTRFDVVCINKGCGWKINTSRATHGDPFHVTSINDTHTCPMTKIKTKHHNAYKAILGDLLTQKLKDPNRVYRPKDIIEYIGDTYHIKISYQQAWRGREAALEKLRGGHAESFNKLPYYFYNLKLKNPATFTEILTDQYGLFDMCFMMLGVSIRTFLKNLIPLIIVGGAHLKGKYPGSNLVAVGMDGNNNIVPLAYGICGGESGRTWTWYCPRDSSNLPAAFHGICCRHLLMNIDLPKKHDWLFWKICKAHTVRQFDYYMEQLRIINENAYDKLNRVELGRWSRAHCPVNRGLVQRWSFERRALGEKYEKLGHILTPYAETKIYKRIRKSNMWKVYGISKTRYQVNDGKSNCLVDLQTKECSCKQWTNSGLPYGHVIAVFKENGIDNCADLAKQWFTMASYTSTYAEETTFVGDVCNWVIPFNYQVLLPPTTNKRNAGRPKKTSRIPCQGERVKIRVCRRCGADDHQSLAVSS